The Tigriopus californicus strain San Diego chromosome 5, Tcal_SD_v2.1, whole genome shotgun sequence genome includes a region encoding these proteins:
- the LOC131880850 gene encoding histone-lysine N-methyltransferase SETD7-like, with protein MKCSGATGMRLEQFKDIKVGYWPDPVLYKSPSIEPFPNLRDETYTYKGGKDRVGNLNGKGCIELDNGDLITGYFVDNKREGEFTIETFKNGLRIIQGPYVNDKMNGRTRVTYNDGSFCEVYMKDGVMHGFYRSFDDKGRLKFIGNYKNGSPTGVCWKVIPGGGCVVGRVDDEGELTGIRIAYLYPDFITAFVGNFNDGIMEFAQVSELKSVIDDKGIKVPMFTEPNGRLYKREISTYDFVTNNPLLPDPYESKLVEIRQSRVGGAGDGLFARVKIEANVVVAFYNGKRIGPRSWEDFNHPDWDYNAYKIFDPSVHNGTIDIPSEFRETKNYNATLAHKTNHSFLPNGEFVSFDHPRLGIIPCICTSHDVEAGEEIFVHYGYSFNDCPDWYEEAWQSGNYPIPDSMRDGYTGNPELTNDDKANQLPDLDDKSSQEGSLG; from the coding sequence atgaagtgtTCCGGAGCCACAGGGATGCGcttggagcaattcaaggaCATCAAGGTAGGCTATTGGCCGGATCCAGTTCTTTACAAGAGCCCGAGTATCGAGCCCTTTCCCAACCTCCGGGATGAGACCTACACCTACAAGGGTGGTAAAGATCGCGTGGGGAATTTGAATGGCAAGGGCTGCATCGAACTAGACAACGGGGACCTTATCACTGGCTATTTCGTAGACAACAAGCGCGAAGGCGAGTTCACCATTGAGACGTTCAAGAATGGCCTTCGGATCATCCAGGGGCCGTACGTGAATGATAAGATGAATGGTCGGACCCGGGTCACGTACAACGACGGCTCCTTTTGTGAGGTCTACATGAAGGACGGAGTGATGCACGGATTCTACCGGTCGTTTGATGACAAGGGCCGTCTGAAATTCATCGGCAACTATAAGAACGGCTCTCCCACGGGCGTGTGCTGGAAGGTGATACCTGGGGGAGGATGTGTGGTGGGTCGGGTGGATGATGAAGGCGAGCTGACGGGCATTCGAATCGCATATCTCTACCCTGATTTCATTACTGCATTTGTGGGCAACTTCAACGACGGTATCATGGAGTTTGCCCAAGTGTCCGAACTGAAAAGCGTCATCGACGACAAAGGGATCAAGGTGCCCATGTTCACCGAGCCCAACGGGCGGTTGTACAAACGCGAGATCTCCACATATGACTTCGTCACCAACAACCCTCTACTCCCGGACCCTTATGAGAGCAAATTGGTCGAGATTCGTCAAAGTCGCGTGGGCGGGGCCGGGGATGGACTCTTCGCCAGGGTCAAGATAGAGGCCAATGTGGTAGTGGCATTCTACAATGGCAAACGCATTGGACCTCGAAGTTGGGAGGATTTCAACCATCCGGATTGGGACTACAACGCATATAAGATCTTCGATCCGTCCGTTCACAACGGGACCATCGACATTCCGTCTGAGTTTCGTGAAACCAAAAACTACAACGCTACATTGGCTCACAAGACCAACCACTCATTCCTGCCCAACGGCGAATTTGTGTCTTTCGATCACCCTAGGCTGGGAATCATTCCATGCATTTGCACCTCGCATGATGTCGAGGCCGGGGAAGAGATCTTCGTTCACTACGGATACTCGTTCAACGATTGCCCCGATTGGTACGAAGAAGCCTGGCAAAGTGGCAACTATCCAATTCCGGACTCAATGCGCGATGGTTACACTGGTAATCCAGAGCTCACCAACGACGACAAAGCCAACCAACTTCCGGATTTGGATGACAAGTCGAGCCAAGAAGGAAGCCTCGGTTGA
- the LOC131880982 gene encoding uncharacterized protein LOC131880982, with amino-acid sequence MREVMALAAAVDGSSSFDSLRGMHQKLDDFYARGYLSTWCESVRPEWTLFLHEVFTKDIPTLLPSHHLKDSDQVGENAFAPTTTTTTTTTVSSKRVVDLGCGPSISNIISASAWSAHIVMCDVLTSNLAEIAKFRSASEDAFSWQHYFAFLSTFESSTSKVSRRGQEEDEGQEEEEERGENCNHLGTKVGPLLSPEDLEERTREAIQEICHCDISLPGCGLPERLVREGDLFEVGVASLVLDVVSTSEEMFRSALENVKGILKPHCGLLIIQGSLGESVYTVGSALFPVMNIDEQKLRQLFSEVGFEILKWQICQAQSQHYFGLLKVTGGTSKQMILKSRGGSRGEGDQ; translated from the coding sequence ATGAGAGAAGTGATGGCGTTGGCTGCTGCTGTTGATGGCTCCTCATCCTTTGACAGCCTCAGAGGTATGCACCAAAAATTGGATGACTTCTACGCCCGAGGCTATCTGTCCACTTGGTGTGAATCGGTGAGGCCAGAATGGACCTTGTTTCTGCACGAGGTCTTCACCAAGGACATCCCCACGCTTCTTCCAAGCCACCACTTGAAAGACTCGGACCAAGTGGGGGAGAATGCATTTGCccctaccaccaccactaccaccaccaccacggtCTCTTCGAAGAGGGTGGTCGATCTGGGCTGTGGTCCATCCATATCGAATATCATCTCGGCGAGTGCCTGGAGTGCGCATATTGTCATGTGTGATGTCCTGACCAGCAATCTGGCTGAGATTGCAAAGTTCCGCTCGGCCTCCGAGGACGCCTTTTCATGGCAGCATTATTTTGCCTTCTTAAGCACTTTCGAGTCATCCACCTCCAAAGTGAGCCGGCGAGggcaagaagaagacgagggacaggaagaagaagaggaacgaGGCGAGAACTGCAACCACTTGGGCACCAAAGTAGGTCCCTTATTGTCCCCAGAGGACCTCGAGGAAAGGACACGAGAGGCAATACAGGAAATTTGTCACTGTGATATCAGTCTGCCTGGGTGCGGATTACCCGAGCGTCTCGTCCGAGAAGGAGACTTGTTCGAAGTGGGCGTCGCCTCCTTGGTCCTTGATGTTGTTTCCACTTCCGAGGAGATGTTCCGCTCGGCCCTGGAAAATGTCAAAGGGATTCTCAAACCACATTGTGGTCTCCTCATCATTCAGGGCAGCCTAGGCGAGTCTGTTTATACAGTTGGAAGTGCTCTCTTTCCAGTGATGAATATTGATGAGCAAAAATTGAGGCAACTCTTCTCCGAGGTCGGATTTGAAATCCTAAAATGGCAGATTTGTCAGGCCCAGAGCCAGCACTACTTTGGGCTGCTCAAGGTCACTGGAGGGACGAGCAAGCAAATGATCTTGAAGTCACGTGGTGGATCGAGAGGGGAAGGCGATCAGTGA